AAACTTCATTGGAAATGATTCATGTGCTCTAGTTCTTGGAGATAATATATTCTATGGTCATGGATTTACAGGAATGTTAAAAGAAGCTGAAGCAAGGAAAAAAGGAGCAACAATATTTGGATATTATGTACAAAATCCTAAAGATTTTGGAGTAGTAGAATTTGATGAAAATAATAGAGCAATATCATTAGAAGAGAAACCAGAGAATCCAAAATCTAATTATGCAGTACCTGGATTGTATTTTTATGATAATACAGTAGTGGAAAAAGCTAAAAAAGTAAAACCTTCAAAAAGAGGAGAGCTGGAAATAACAACACTAAATGAAATGTATCTTAATGAAGGAATTCTAAATGTAACAAGCTTAGGAAGAGGGATGGCCTGGCTTGATACAGGAACACATGAAGCGCTTTTAGAAGCAGCAAACTATGTAAAAACAATTCAAAGTAGGCAAGGAGTAATGGTAGCCTGTCTTGAAGAAATTGCATATAGAAATGGTTGGATAACAAAAGAAAAAGTATATGAACTAGCAAAGCCATTGCTTAAATCTAAATATGGAGAATATTTGATGGATCTTATCAAATAGATGAAGGGAAAGATATGAGTAAATTTAAAAAGATAGAAACAGGAATAGAAGGTCTATACATATTAGAACCAACTGTATTTGGTGATGAAAGAGGATTTTTTTTAGAGACATATAATAAAAAAGAATTTGAGGAAATTGGGATATTTGAAGAATTTGTACAAGATAATCATTCTAAATCTAAAAAAGGGGTATTAAGAGGGCTTCACTTTCAAACTAAACATTCTCAAGGAAAGCTTGTAAGAGTAATAAAAGGAGCCGTATATGATGTAGCTGTGGATATTAGAAAAGGCAGTCCTACATATGGAAAATGGTATGGAATAGAATTAAACGCAGTAAACAAGAAAATGTTTTTCATCCCAAAAGGATTTGCTCATGGATTCTTAACATTGGAAGATGAAACAGAATTTCAATATAAATGTACAGACTTATATCATCCTGAATATGATTCAGGAATAATGTGGAATGATAAAGATATAAATATTAATTGGAATTTTGAAAAATATGGACTAAAGGAAGAAAATATGGTTCTGTCAGAAAAAGATAAAAAACATCAATCTTTTAAAGAATACACAAAAAAAATAAAAGAAAATATATTGCTTATAGGAACAAATGAGCAGTTAGGTTAGGACTTTCAAAGCTTTTTGATAAGTTAGGTATAAAGTATACAGCTAAGATTTTAAGAAATGTAAAAAAGGAGAAAATAAGTAGCTATGGATAGTTTTCAAAA
Above is a window of Fusobacterium varium DNA encoding:
- the rmlA2_1 gene encoding Glucose-1-phosphate thymidylyltransferase 2 yields the protein MKGIILAGGSGTRLYPITKSISKQITPIYDKPMIYYPLSVLMLAGIKDILIISTPRDLPMFEELLKTGSDFGISLSYAVQKQPNGLAEAFLIGENFIGNDSCALVLGDNIFYGHGFTGMLKEAEARKKGATIFGYYVQNPKDFGVVEFDENNRAISLEEKPENPKSNYAVPGLYFYDNTVVEKAKKVKPSKRGELEITTLNEMYLNEGILNVTSLGRGMAWLDTGTHEALLEAANYVKTIQSRQGVMVACLEEIAYRNGWITKEKVYELAKPLLKSKYGEYLMDLIK
- the rfbC gene encoding dTDP-4-dehydrorhamnose 3,5-epimerase: MSKFKKIETGIEGLYILEPTVFGDERGFFLETYNKKEFEEIGIFEEFVQDNHSKSKKGVLRGLHFQTKHSQGKLVRVIKGAVYDVAVDIRKGSPTYGKWYGIELNAVNKKMFFIPKGFAHGFLTLEDETEFQYKCTDLYHPEYDSGIMWNDKDININWNFEKYGLKEENMVLSEKDKKHQSFKEYTKKIKENILLIGTNEQLG